A window from Salvia miltiorrhiza cultivar Shanhuang (shh) chromosome 2, IMPLAD_Smil_shh, whole genome shotgun sequence encodes these proteins:
- the LOC131008303 gene encoding uncharacterized protein LOC131008303, whose product MYDHNGADTFVVNGYRLKPYHEQLAEVEKEKEECHLLDPTEKKGREDVPAVDEQEVEKEASEEMVEAPKKQAEEEQPELTTPPAKKPKKALKKPTPVRSSAKEREITLVPPSPSEPAPSLEEEKTASGSEEDE is encoded by the exons AtgtatgatcacaatggagCTGATACATTTGTGGTGAATGGGTATCGTTTGAAGCCTTACCATGAACAACTTGCTGAAGTAGAAAAAGAGAAGGAGGAGTGCCACCTTCTCGATCCT ACGGAGAAAAAGGGGCGGGAGGATGTCCCCGCTGTAGATGAACAGGAGGTTGAGAAAGAAGCCTCAGAAGAAATGGTCGAGGCACCGAAGAAGCAAGCCGAGGAAGAACAGCCTGAACTCACCACCCCGCCAGCAAAGAAACCCAAGAAGGCCCTGAAGAAACCAACTCCCGTTCGATCTTCTGCTAAAGAGCGGGAAATCACTCTGGTACCCCCTTCACCATCGGAACCTGCGCCATCTTTGGAGGAAGAAAAGACGGCATCAGGATCTGAGGAAGACGAATAA